Within Peptococcus niger, the genomic segment GTTTTTTCATTGCAGCAAAAACCATCGGCAGATCAGCTCGGTTATTTACCCCTTGAAGAGCCATATAAGGAGTGCCGCCACCGGATAATTCGCAGGCGACATCGGCTTTTAGAGGCCCTTCTGTGAGCATAATTGAAAAGCACTTTCTTAAATCCGGATTGGCTAAGGGGAAATGGGTCCTGGATATATGGTCTGTCACACCTTCAGGCAGCCCTTTAGAGGAAATGGTAAGGTATCGCAAGTCACTACTATCTCTTCGGACTTGTAGTCCTACAATTTCACCCTTCATATTCCTAGTAGGAATAAGCATCCCTGACGAGAGGTTAAAAATCCATTTACCACCGAGCTTATAAAAACCCGGTACACCGGCAAGGGAAATACCTCGCTTGATTAATCCATCTGCAACAATTAGGCCTGTTGCAATCTGGTAAATACTTTTTTTAAAACCTTTGGCATAAAGAGACTTTTGCAAGGGCACTGCTATTTCTAAAAAATCCGGACATTTTTCAATAAAAGACAGATCTTCGGGAATAGTTCGGTAACCGTTTCTTTGAATACTTTCTTCGCTTAATCCTCGACTGAGCAGATTCCCAAAATGGGAATTTGTTAAGGCAAAAGGTTTAAATGCCAGAAGGCCGGAGTAAGCTTCATTTAGCTTACTATCCTCTGCCGGATAGATGGCATTTTCCTCATAATAGTCCTCTCTACTACGCTTATAATCAGAGGCCCTATGATTTTCTTCTTGAGAAATATTCAGTTCTTCAAATAAAGCCGCAAGCACTTCATGGTCCCCGCTCTTGTATCTGCGGCCAAATCTGGCCCGGCTGTACAAATCAAGGGCGCCTCCACCACTGCATTTAAAGCAGTTATAAACGTTCTTTTGGGTATTCACGTTTAGATGGTAGCCGGTGTCACCACAAAAAGGACAGCGGACATTATATGACCCGGCGCGAGCAGCCCTGGGCTGTCTTGTCAGACCTAAAAGATTAACGATGTCGTTTATATCTATTTTTAGCATGGCTCTCCTCCTAAATAAAAAAAGAGATATGCAGGAAAGGCTAGCTTTCTCTTACATATCTCCAATATCCAACTTTAATTATTCTAATTGTTTTCTTCAAAACCATATGCTTCAGATATATTAGCCATTATTTTTCCTCCTATTTCCCACTATTAAAGCGACAAGAATTGCTATCACTGGAATAGTTGCAGTCATCTAGAAACCTATCATCACTACGATGCTGACAGGCGTCACAAAGCATTAAACGCTCTCCACAAGAAGGGCAGAAGGCCTTATAGCCCAGCATTTCCAGATCCCACAATAGACCTATTTCCGTCTCACAATTCGGGCAATATTCCCAGATTTCTTCCATGATTCTTCTCTCCTTATCTAATTCGCAAATATTTTCCAATAAAAAAAGAGATATGCTTGAAAGCGCTTGCTCTCTTACATATCTCTAATTTCTCTTAAAAAGGACGCAAAAATCCTAGGCTCTTACATCCCCGTTCGTTAAATTCTTACGATTACTCGCAAGACATCAACCAGTATATATACTGGCCTTTCATCAGCATCCCGGCCTATGCTGCCCACTTGGGTAAAACCACCATGCGCTTCCGGAATCGCAACGGCTTCAAGATTACTTCAATATAACAATATTGTACAACGTTAGAACTTCATGGTCAATATACTTCCTTAAAAATGCCTTCCAGAGTGGAAGGCATTATTCTAGTCTAAAACCCTGCTTGCCGTTCTTTCTCCTCTTTAATCTTATCGGAAAACAGAGAAAGCAAAGCGCCCACATCATAAACTAAGCAACAAAAAAGCACGCCTTCTTCAAAAGAAAGCGCGCTGACTATTTATGGTTCACTTAAAAATTCATCAATTTCATTAATAACGGCCTCCTCACTCATTACATGAAGAGCGCCAAAATGCCTAAGGATATACTCGCTAACGCCTTTTGACTGAAAGAGTTTTTCTACATCTTCTCCCGAAAGCCCCTTGTAATAGCGATAGCGCTCCAAATAAAAAATGAGGAACTCTTCAGCCTTAGTCATCCTAAATCCCCTCCGGGTAATCAAACCTTCCTGTTAGCAATTCATCTTGAAACATTGTGTAGAGTGTTAATGTTCCGTAGTGCCATAGTTTTAAGCTTTCATCCGCCAATTTTCGATAAAGATTCGACTGATAGAAGCAACTTATAGCCTCAAGAGTACTTAAATTACTGTTCTCCGTTATCTTGTCAATAATCGGTGGAATTTTTAGTCCAAGTATGGCGCTATACTGATTGTCATTCATATTCTCTCCCACCCTTCGAATTGTAGACAGGCCAAAGCTTTTTCCGAAGTAAACACCAACTGATTAAAAAGTTTTTTAATTTTTAATGCTTCTATTGTTTGAGCCTTGTTTAATAACCCCGTCTCATATAAAGTAAGCGTCTGGTATACGCTATCATCTGCAACAGATCCAAAGATCAGATCGAATTTATCGCCTGCATAAACCCCATTACGGTTAGCCGATACAAAGTCTAACCAACTTTCATTAGCATATTCAAAAGTAAGTAGCGAGCACTGCATAAGCTCCTCGCTCTTAGAGAGTATATATTTATTGACTACCGGTTGGCCTACCTTGCGTCTTTCGGCTACTTTTTTTGCGAAGCTTTTAGCTTGAGCAGAGTTAGTTGTAGTATAGAACCCAAAACCAAAATCTAGATATCTATCCTGCTTAATTATCCTAGGGTTTTCAACAACTACATTACTGCCATGATATAGATGCAGTGGTTCTTTTGCAAATAGGTTTTCCCAAGATTTACCCATATTACTTCAACCTTTTTTCTTTTATTATAGCACACTCAGGCAATCATTTGCGAGGACTTGCTCTTCTTCAGCTCCTTTTCAATCTCTGTTAATAATCTTGAAGCAGCCCCTCTTATCCTCGACATGGAGTTCTTCAAAATGCCCATCTTATCTTTATCAGCAGAGGCCCAGCCCGCAATATATGCCAAACTCACTTCTTCGCATGGAAGGCCGAAATGAGTAGACAGAACATAGGCCACGGATTCAGCCTCTACTTCCTTGATATGTCTGTCCACTTCCTTAGCCTCTTCATTATTGTGCAAACTGGCGTGAGCCATTTCATGAAAAAGCGTAGCTAATGTATCTGCCTGACTCATTCCTTGCTTTAACACAATTTCTTGCTTGTTTCGTGAAAAGTAACCATGAGAACCATCGTTGACTTCCTCAAAGCGGACCGTAACCGGAGAAGCCTGTTTAAGGGCCGAAAAGAGTTTCTGGTAGCCTTCAACACCGCAGTCCAAAAAATCTTGTGAACTAAGTGCCGGCAACTCCTCTCCTTCAGTTTGGGAAATATCAAAAACTGAAACGATCCGATAGCCTATCAACCGCTCCTCTAAAATTGGCTGACCATCTTTATCCAACACTGGCCGACCCAATTCATCTTTTTTACTTCATCAGTCTGTCTAATGATGGGGGCAAGAATTTTTA encodes:
- a CDS encoding CHC2 zinc finger domain-containing protein translates to MLKIDINDIVNLLGLTRQPRAARAGSYNVRCPFCGDTGYHLNVNTQKNVYNCFKCSGGGALDLYSRARFGRRYKSGDHEVLAALFEELNISQEENHRASDYKRSREDYYEENAIYPAEDSKLNEAYSGLLAFKPFALTNSHFGNLLSRGLSEESIQRNGYRTIPEDLSFIEKCPDFLEIAVPLQKSLYAKGFKKSIYQIATGLIVADGLIKRGISLAGVPGFYKLGGKWIFNLSSGMLIPTRNMKGEIVGLQVRRDSSDLRYLTISSKGLPEGVTDHISRTHFPLANPDLRKCFSIMLTEGPLKADVACELSGGGTPYMALQGVNNRADLPMVFAAMKKQGIRSVVNTFDMDKITNPHVAAASRSLEKLISSHGLKSEIELWDEVGAKEMLDRLLSIAKERGVEVQLEVTDTVYMAASYAAQVLYRSGKAEDFFKEKKYWPPQTKGIDDYLLSLKKAREVNLISFPTQNEQEVVSEEKNQGKSSFMASAAHKVLTALNR
- a CDS encoding DUF3791 domain-containing protein, which encodes MTKAEEFLIFYLERYRYYKGLSGEDVEKLFQSKGVSEYILRHFGALHVMSEEAVINEIDEFLSEP
- a CDS encoding DUF3990 domain-containing protein, whose protein sequence is MGKSWENLFAKEPLHLYHGSNVVVENPRIIKQDRYLDFGFGFYTTTNSAQAKSFAKKVAERRKVGQPVVNKYILSKSEELMQCSLLTFEYANESWLDFVSANRNGVYAGDKFDLIFGSVADDSVYQTLTLYETGLLNKAQTIEALKIKKLFNQLVFTSEKALACLQFEGWERI
- a CDS encoding DUF6782 family putative metallopeptidase, with translation MDKDGQPILEERLIGYRIVSVFDISQTEGEELPALSSQDFLDCGVEGYQKLFSALKQASPVTVRFEEVNDGSHGYFSRNKQEIVLKQGMSQADTLATLFHEMAHASLHNNEEAKEVDRHIKEVEAESVAYVLSTHFGLPCEEVSLAYIAGWASADKDKMGILKNSMSRIRGAASRLLTEIEKELKKSKSSQMIA